The Desulfovibrio sp. JC010 sequence AAACTTTTTCTCAACATCCAAAATAAACTGGACATGTTTGAGAGAGTCCCATCCGGCCAATTCAGTAAATAAAAGCGCATTATCAAACGAATTGCCCAGCTCTGCGTAGTTAGCTAAAATTTCTGAAACAATCTTCTCCATAACAATAATCAACCCCATAGCTATATTCAATATGTCTAATCAGAGACCGTTCCACGAGGAAGCAATTGCCCTGAAGATTCCACAAAAAAAGACTTTAAGACTAATGGACGAATCAGAGTATTCAACATAA is a genomic window containing:
- a CDS encoding acyl carrier protein, which gives rise to MNIAMGLIIVMEKIVSEILANYAELGNSFDNALLFTELAGWDSLKHVQFILDVEKKFEIKMTPEQLVLSTSVDSVVAAIRMHKE